TTTCCAAAATTATATGAAGCAGGTACTTCCATCTAGGCAAGTGATATTATATGGTTTTAACTTCTATTTCTGTAGACAGCGATGGTAATTTTACTCATATATTTTTTAGCTTTACCTTGAGAACTATACTTGGTTCACTAAATGTCAAGGCACTCATTCTTGGGCCAGAAAGGAACTTGTTGGTTATTGGGCAATATGATAAATGCCAAATAAATtagataaatttatatttcattattcTTGATCAACGTTTGTATTAAATTCTCATTTGCTATGAAAATTTCTCTGAGTGAACTTTTTTTCTTCGCGTGTTTTCTTAAAAGCAGTCTACTGTGAAGTTTTGGGTTTTGCATTTTATTTGATAAGGTCTCTGACTTGGTGTGCTTacttatttctttgtttttgctGATTGAGGCCCCGGTCTATCCAACATCAGAGAAGCGACTACCTACTCCTCCAGCATTTTCTATGAACAACCCAACAACCAAGACCAATTTCTATCCACGGTCTCAACAGCCACTGCTGATTGAAGAATATCCTGAACGTCCCGGTCAACCTGAATGCAGTTACTTCATTAAATTTGGCGACTGTAAATACAGATCTAACTGcaaatttcatcatccaaggtctCGAATATCAAAAGCAAACTCAAGTACCCTTAGTGACAAGGGCCTGCCGCTAAGACCTGTATGTTTTTCTTCTGTCTGGATCTTAAACTTGTTTGATTTCTTCCTAGAATTTTTAGCTTTTGAGTTGTAGGTCAAATGTGTTATAGTTGATTAAATTATCTCCCAAGTTGAGCCAGTACCCTTGTGCCAACATAAATTACTTTTGTAGAAAGTATCTTAGTTGTACCCCCAAGGGTGTGGCCTTGTGGTTGATGAAGTTGGTTGAGAACCATGAACTCTCAGATTCAAATCCTAGCAGGGAccaaaacactaggtgatttcttcccttCTGTCCTAGCCTTGCTAGCCTCAGTGGACAGAGTTCCCAAATACCCGTTACAtattgttgctggtgggaggtggcaggtatctcaTTGAATTAATTGAGGTCCGCGCAAGCTGGCCTGGACACCACGGtcatcaaaaagtaaaaaaaacgTGTCTTAGTTGTCTAAAAAAGTACCTTAGTTGTCTCTATTTGCATTACTCATTTTCTCAAGGTGTGTTGCCGACTTTTTTTCCTCATATGCGccttgttttttcattttttttttcttttttttgtaaatGTAGGATCAAACTATCTGCTCATTCTATAGCCGCTATGGGATATGCAAGTTTGGCCCTGCTTGTAAGTTTGATCATCCTGAAAATTATGTTGGTGGATCTGCACCATCTGCCGAGTCTGGCTTTGATCAGCATCAGCAATCACAGATGTCTCTAGGATGGCAAGGACGACAACTGGAAGTGGATCATTGATACAGCAGTCTGTATTAGTAAAATTTCTGGATCATTTCCATGTAGagtttattttaaaactataagcCAATGGATGAATCTTCTGAGACTTGAAACTCCACCAACTTGAGCGTAATTTCTCAGATCAGTTTAGAGGATGGCGCGATAATCGCTCATATGTTTCATGTTGTTAAAAGCGCAAGCAAAATAGGATACTGTAAATTATTGATAGAGCATTTGTTTTATAGATTAAATGAAGATATTTGGATACTGGTGTTGGGTGTTTATGATTTCAGTAGGGGGTTGATCTGGGTTATTTAGCATGTTTTTCCCACGTTTGAACACATTTTCAAatctttaattatgaattttgtgttttgaccTTTTATTTTGGCTAAAACTTTTCAGAAAATAATCTTTTCCCTATGTTTACGTCGAACAGTCACACGCTCTTTCTTTAGTTCAGTGTTCATAGCTCCCCAAGTTTCATAGGAGGCTGAGATATGTAACTCTCTTTTTCGTGTCCacagcttttctttctttatctaaAATGAGTATTAAAAAGGGAAGTTTAGAGTAGAATGAGTGTTGTCACTCCCAATATACATACATTCTGAGTGGAGTGGGAGATATGCAGCTTGCATTTATTACAGTTGGCTACTCCATGTGTTTCTTCCTTCTTTCACGCGCTCCTTAAAGAAAATTAGTACTATTTTTTAGccacttttaaaaattaataaaatgaaaaggATGCATGTGCAAACCCGTTGGATTCTATTTTTCGCGGTTATTATTTGGAATGGTAGCAGCTTTCTGTAGAGCTTTACAGTAGTAATGTTTTAAGTGCTAACTACAAATCGGAAGATTGTTGTTTCCATTCATTAATATTATTAGTCTgcatcagaaaaaaaaaaaaagaaaagagagcaaATACTGCCCAATCTGCCCAACCGGCTACCGCCTTACTGGTCCACCCAGTAAGAATCACTTCCATGACAAATTACTTTTACATTTACAGGGAATATAAATGCTCAGAAAATGAGGAGAAATGCACTAGAGATGGTTTTATGTATTCACTTCTCAGAAAGTCTGAAGCTGACGgagcaacaaatatattattattggcGATATGGTGCAAATTACTCAAAATCAAAGAAACAGACAGTTACAaaaaagtgtagcaaaattgccATGATTCTAACCACAACCAACATAAATTCAATTACCCCATTGAATTCTACAATCCAACTAAATCCAGGGTGAATTTTAATACTCATTAACTATGAAGTTGTTTACTACCTTGACAGAAAGCATGAATGAGGAATAAATGAGAATCCACATGCATCCACTTTACAGGGCTTAAATGGCCAAAATGTCACATCAAACTACAGATGAGACTTGAGATGCCAAAGTGTCTACAGTAGTTAATGTAGCTATAAAGTATCCTATGAATATTAGACAAAAGGCATATGATACAATCTACAATTTGAAAACTATACAAATTCTACATGGTTGTAGGTCTTTTATATGAACTAAAATTCAGAGGGTTCAACATTTGCCTTGTTTCCAGCAAGAATGAGAGAGATCTCGAGACCACGACTGAATGCTTGGTTAAAGAGTATGCGCGACTGGAAGGTAGAGACAAATGGGAACCACGATAGTATTGCCACTGGAGCAAAGATAATAATGCCCATCCCAGCATCATACATTCTAGCAAATTCCTTCACAGATTCCCAGAGACCCAAACTCCAAACTACCCTCCTCCATGTGATTGCCAGCTGCAACAAAAATTACAATATGCAATTTTAAGAACAGAAAGAACTTGTAATCATAAACATACTCATGAATTATCCCACAAAACAGTCGCATAAAAGAAATCTTTGGTGACTTCCACCCTAGACTATAAAATTTAGCAAATAGAAAGATGTCAACACTTGAGAAAAAAGATGGGAGTGAGGGGGGATCCAGGTCGCGCAATGACTGCAGTAAGAGTTCAGGTTGATGCAACTGCCAAAAACTGAAATCCATAACTCCATGATACGCACATGTGAATATATACGCTAGGGAAGCACTAATAAAGGACCATTACGAGAGTCTTGATCTTGCATCCCAACAGGTTAATAACAAGACTTTACAAATGCAGAAATGAATTTAAGCATGCAACAAAAAATATGCTATTCCAACCTCTAGTAACTAAAGAAGATACTTTTTAACCATAcaacaataaataaagaaaaggtCCTCCATGCAGTAAATTGAGCACATAGTCATCAGAAAGTAGAAGCAACAAAAAAGATGTGAGAGAAAGCAGGCCATGGGCTTGCTAACTTACACAAAGGACGGCCCAACCAGTAGCAATGAAGGCGAGCACACTAGCAAACAAATCAGAAACAGAGAGTTCAGTAAGCGCCACAATAAGGCAAAGAGCTGCAACAAGTCCCAAAGCTGTAACTCCTTGAAAGAATCGCAGCATGAGCTGGAAGTTGGTGGAACTTTTAGGACTGAAGGTAAAGATCTGCAATTTGATAAATTCCAAGATTATTGAAAGTTTGGGGCATTGCAGTTAAATAGACTCCATAAAGCCAGCCAATAACATCAAAGACAGCTGCATAccttgaaaatcataacaattcCCACCAGTACAATCCAAGAAAAGCCATAAATCTAGTTGTACAAAGGGTTACAATTAGTTTTCTTTAGAAGAGAACATAATCAGCACAACACAAAAATATACAGGCACACTTGAACATTAAGTAAgaccataaaataactaaaatcggAGAACAGTATTTAACATTCAAAAATTGGTAAAATTAGAGGAATGCTGCATTCTTCTGTATTTAAAGTTTTCTCACATCATATATCAATCAAAAGCAGTATCCCTGCAGGAAAATTTGTCAAGAATACTCTCTCTGTTCAGCCCTTATATGTTCCTTCATTGGTAGCAAACTCtcaattatttattaaatctGCTAAGGAAGATCTGTTTAAGGAAATAGCAAAATGTCCTCTGTTCTTCACTATCTTACATGAAATGAAATA
This sequence is a window from Capsicum annuum cultivar UCD-10X-F1 unplaced genomic scaffold, UCD10Xv1.1 ctg74450, whole genome shotgun sequence. Protein-coding genes within it:
- the LOC124894470 gene encoding callose synthase 10-like; this encodes MIFKIFTFSPKSSTNFQLMLRFFQGVTALGLVAALCLIVALTELSVSDLFASVLAFIATGWAVLCLAITWRRVVWSLGLWESVKEFARMYDAGMGIIIFAPVAILSWFPFVSTFQSRILFNQAFSRGLEISLILAGNKANVEPSEF